A region of Leptotrichia hongkongensis DNA encodes the following proteins:
- the speB gene encoding agmatinase produces MRNKNIHTFIGCDNEYNESKIAIFGAPFDSTTSFRPGTRFASAVMRNESFGIETYSPYQDKDLEDIKVFDGGDLELSFGNSESALQDIQDETAEILKDGKITFMIGGEHSVTLGAVRAVAEKYPDLHIIQFDAHTDLRDEYLGQYYSHASVIRRCWDIVGDGRIFQFGIRSGERDEWKFAKEHLHTTKFNFDGLDEVVEKLKGKPVYFTLDLDVLDPSEFPGTGTPEAGGVTFVELHKAIEKISQLNIVGLDMNELSPVYDQSGQSTALACKLLREILLFIYK; encoded by the coding sequence ATGAGAAATAAAAATATACATACATTTATAGGTTGTGACAATGAATACAATGAGAGTAAAATTGCTATTTTTGGAGCGCCGTTTGACAGTACAACTTCGTTTAGACCAGGGACTAGATTTGCTTCAGCAGTTATGAGAAATGAGAGTTTTGGAATAGAAACGTATAGTCCTTATCAAGATAAGGATTTGGAGGATATTAAGGTTTTTGATGGAGGAGATTTGGAACTTTCGTTTGGAAATTCAGAAAGTGCATTGCAGGATATTCAAGACGAAACGGCAGAAATTTTGAAGGATGGGAAAATTACGTTTATGATTGGTGGAGAGCATTCTGTTACATTGGGAGCTGTAAGAGCGGTTGCTGAGAAATATCCAGATTTACATATTATTCAGTTTGATGCACATACAGACTTGAGAGATGAGTATTTAGGACAGTATTATTCACATGCTTCTGTAATTAGAAGATGTTGGGACATTGTTGGAGATGGCAGAATCTTTCAGTTTGGAATAAGAAGCGGCGAAAGAGATGAATGGAAATTTGCAAAAGAACATCTTCATACAACAAAATTTAATTTTGATGGGCTTGATGAAGTTGTAGAAAAATTAAAAGGAAAACCTGTGTATTTTACATTGGACTTAGATGTACTTGATCCATCGGAATTTCCTGGAACTGGAACGCCTGAAGCTGGAGGAGTTACTTTTGTGGAACTTCATAAGGCAATAGAAAAAATTTCGCAGTTAAATATTGTTGGGCTTGATATGAACGAATTATCGCCTGTATACGATCAGTCTGGGCAATCTACAGCACTAGCTTGTAAACTGCTTAGGGAAATTTTGCTGTTTATTTATAAATAG
- a CDS encoding DUF2339 domain-containing protein: MIDKLKELENLENKYREIGKINSEIESIIANIKNEAGISREKELLEENERLAKDLKSFHEKMKVREEEIGRLKNSNAVLIEELKEAKKVRRNGEIDKFQNILAAKMNVELESGVTRRLSNYAEEMKRKVKMLERNLDGEFSEEADSLRDELKKINGKISDFLEKSNRKTFENKTFLQEESSVFHNKIKEETALKEGEFLFEREKKRFVFEKLIGLKGFNFLGIISIFLGVFLVFRTQFAKILANNYVKSSASYLLGMFFLFAGEKFYQKNKKHFAVGLIGGGIGILYLTTLLSTLYLKLYPMTAGLFISVILTGLVVILSLRYDSQIIGVLSLIGGYLPYGAYIWVNRSNVQIYYVLAYSLILQGIVLGVSWKKDWIYSKIFGFVTGVVNMTGLIYYLNHSIHDKITAFFYIVIFTTAYSFIFLNSHKKENRQSNIIDYIFLSLNLIIKFSLIYSLFDKTTPSWLKAILVGTVGVIYGFFGDRLKDNKVAKIFYIVALGSFILIIPLIVPEKFVVVAWGAETALLYFFYRKYKNKEMRYGTIAIYLVSLVSNLIVREEKYLLVYIQDLMIISFSFVLYFLIKQKSYKTEVRILNGIFKYLIFTYSIFFINKVVFDVVTSFKMINYGENIFLSLLVSLFVLRTVTCKAKKLQDSFSLKFLIIIEIIYLLFINMINLILYFFNWSSDIYILIERVAISYIFPFFLPILINIYLFMVAKNDIHLCFFKKNEKKPLWILGESIYFLCVANIILRIYEDSGVLILGAGLALDIVGLLLCGYLVWKGFRVPNRNVRRIGLGIGIFFVAKSFLWDFLRFDNSYKLIAYFSMGAILIGTSYIYQTALKKLEQEVKESLSDTDFGKGEKNEENK; the protein is encoded by the coding sequence ATGATTGACAAACTAAAAGAATTAGAGAATCTTGAGAATAAGTATAGGGAAATTGGAAAAATAAATTCGGAGATAGAATCAATAATTGCAAATATAAAAAATGAGGCTGGAATAAGCAGGGAAAAGGAACTTTTGGAAGAGAATGAAAGGCTGGCAAAGGATTTAAAGTCATTTCATGAAAAGATGAAAGTTAGAGAAGAGGAAATTGGGAGGCTTAAAAATAGTAATGCAGTACTTATTGAGGAATTGAAGGAAGCGAAAAAGGTTAGGAGAAATGGTGAGATTGATAAGTTTCAGAATATTTTGGCTGCGAAGATGAATGTGGAATTGGAAAGTGGAGTGACTAGAAGGCTTTCTAATTATGCAGAGGAAATGAAGAGAAAAGTCAAAATGCTGGAAAGAAATCTTGATGGCGAATTTTCAGAGGAAGCTGATTCATTAAGAGATGAACTCAAAAAAATTAATGGGAAAATTAGTGATTTTTTAGAGAAAAGTAATAGGAAAACTTTTGAAAATAAAACATTTCTTCAAGAAGAATCTTCAGTTTTTCATAATAAAATAAAAGAAGAAACGGCTTTGAAGGAAGGGGAATTTCTTTTTGAAAGAGAGAAAAAAAGATTTGTATTTGAAAAACTTATTGGACTTAAAGGATTTAACTTTTTAGGGATAATATCAATCTTTTTGGGAGTTTTTTTGGTATTTCGGACACAGTTTGCAAAAATTTTGGCAAATAATTATGTAAAAAGTTCGGCATCGTATTTGCTTGGGATGTTTTTTCTTTTTGCTGGAGAAAAATTTTATCAAAAAAATAAGAAGCATTTTGCAGTTGGGCTGATTGGTGGTGGAATTGGGATTCTTTATTTGACTACGCTTCTTTCTACGCTTTATCTCAAACTTTATCCAATGACAGCGGGACTTTTTATATCGGTAATACTGACAGGGCTGGTTGTGATTCTTTCATTGCGATATGATAGCCAGATAATTGGAGTATTATCGCTGATTGGTGGATATTTGCCTTACGGAGCGTATATTTGGGTGAATAGGAGCAATGTTCAGATTTATTATGTTTTAGCATATTCTTTGATTTTGCAGGGAATTGTGCTTGGTGTTTCTTGGAAAAAGGACTGGATATACAGCAAGATTTTTGGATTTGTTACAGGTGTAGTAAATATGACGGGGCTGATTTATTACTTAAATCACAGCATTCATGATAAGATTACGGCGTTTTTCTACATCGTAATTTTTACAACAGCATACAGTTTCATTTTCCTAAATTCTCACAAAAAAGAAAATCGTCAAAGCAACATAATTGACTATATATTTCTAAGTTTAAATCTAATTATAAAATTTTCATTGATTTACAGCCTATTTGACAAGACAACCCCAAGCTGGCTAAAAGCAATATTAGTTGGAACAGTTGGAGTAATTTATGGATTTTTTGGCGACAGGCTCAAGGACAACAAAGTTGCAAAAATCTTTTATATCGTTGCATTAGGAAGTTTTATCCTAATTATTCCGTTAATTGTGCCAGAAAAATTTGTTGTGGTTGCGTGGGGTGCTGAAACTGCACTTTTATATTTCTTTTATAGAAAATATAAAAATAAAGAAATGCGATATGGGACAATTGCGATTTATCTAGTTTCGCTGGTAAGTAATTTGATTGTGCGGGAAGAAAAATATTTGCTTGTGTATATTCAAGATTTGATGATAATATCTTTTTCATTTGTGCTTTATTTCCTGATAAAACAAAAAAGCTACAAGACGGAAGTTAGGATTTTAAATGGAATATTTAAATATCTGATTTTTACATATTCAATATTTTTTATAAATAAAGTTGTTTTTGATGTTGTTACTTCATTTAAAATGATAAATTATGGTGAAAATATATTTTTGAGTTTATTAGTTTCGCTTTTTGTTTTAAGAACAGTAACGTGTAAAGCGAAAAAATTACAAGATAGTTTTAGTTTGAAATTCTTGATAATAATTGAAATAATTTATTTGTTATTCATAAATATGATTAATCTTATCCTGTATTTTTTTAATTGGAGTTCGGATATATATATATTAATAGAAAGAGTAGCAATAAGTTATATATTTCCGTTCTTTTTGCCAATTTTAATAAATATATATTTATTTATGGTTGCTAAAAATGATATTCATTTATGCTTTTTCAAAAAAAATGAGAAAAAGCCGTTGTGGATACTGGGAGAATCAATATATTTCCTTTGTGTAGCAAATATTATTTTACGGATATATGAAGATTCAGGTGTATTAATTTTAGGAGCTGGACTAGCTTTGGATATAGTTGGACTGCTATTATGTGGATATTTAGTCTGGAAAGGATTTAGAGTGCCAAATAGGAATGTTAGAAGAATTGGGCTTGGAATAGGAATATTTTTTGTGGCAAAAAGTTTTTTATGGGACTTCTTACGATTTGATAATTCTTATAAGTTGATTGCTTACTTTAGTATGGGGGCTATTTTGATTGGAACTTCTTATATTTATCAGACAGCTTTGAAGAAATTGGAGCAGGAAGTGAAAGAGAGTTTGAGTGACACGGATTTTGGGAAAGGTGAGAAAAATGAAGAAAATAAATAA
- a CDS encoding glycoside hydrolase family 108 protein, with the protein MADSRFLKFFNYILLVEGSYSNDKNDKGGETKYGITKERARECGYKGSMKDLTKAMAQKIYEEKYYKARKLDQVKNDKVALSIFDFSVNAGRYGIKKAQEAVNKVYGKNVISVDGAVGPMTLKYLNDVNPAKFLMAYHNLQREYYKSLAKNNVTQNDFLAGWLNRVKVKENYLRNV; encoded by the coding sequence ATGGCTGACAGCAGATTTTTGAAATTTTTTAATTATATTTTGCTAGTTGAAGGAAGCTATTCTAATGATAAGAATGATAAAGGTGGGGAAACAAAATACGGCATTACTAAGGAACGAGCTAGAGAATGTGGATACAAAGGTAGCATGAAAGATTTAACAAAAGCAATGGCACAAAAAATTTATGAGGAAAAATATTATAAGGCTAGAAAATTGGATCAAGTAAAAAATGATAAAGTGGCACTAAGCATATTTGATTTTTCAGTAAATGCTGGGAGATATGGAATCAAAAAGGCTCAGGAAGCTGTGAATAAAGTTTATGGGAAAAATGTAATTAGTGTAGATGGAGCGGTTGGGCCTATGACATTAAAATATTTAAATGATGTTAATCCAGCTAAATTTTTGATGGCTTATCATAATTTACAGCGTGAATATTACAAGTCTCTTGCTAAAAATAATGTAACTCAGAATGATTTTCTAGCTGGATGGCTGAACAGGGTTAAGGTTAAGGAAAATTATTTGAGAAACGTTTAA
- the speE gene encoding polyamine aminopropyltransferase: protein MELWYTEEHTKNVRFSIKIDRQLVSAKSNFQRIDIFESPEFGRFLTLDGFMMLTEKDEFIYHEMITHVPMAVNPKAKKILVIGAGDGGTVRELVKYEHIERIDMVEIDKMVVDLCREYLPKTANKLDDKRVHIYYEDGLKFVRSKANEYDIVIVDSTDPFGPGEDLFTREFYGNCFNALKEDGILVNQHESPYYEADAKATARANKQLRAVFPFATVYQLHIPTYPSGHWLFGFASKKYNPVEDLKADEWNKFGIETRYYNTELHKGAFALPNYVKDLIK from the coding sequence ATGGAATTATGGTACACAGAAGAACATACGAAAAATGTTCGTTTTTCTATAAAGATTGATAGGCAGTTAGTTAGTGCAAAAAGTAATTTTCAGAGAATTGATATTTTTGAGTCGCCAGAGTTTGGGCGATTTTTGACATTGGATGGATTTATGATGCTGACAGAAAAGGATGAATTTATTTATCATGAGATGATAACTCACGTTCCTATGGCTGTAAATCCTAAGGCTAAGAAAATATTGGTAATTGGTGCTGGAGATGGCGGTACTGTTCGTGAACTTGTAAAATATGAGCATATTGAGAGAATTGATATGGTGGAAATTGACAAGATGGTTGTCGACCTTTGTCGTGAATATTTACCTAAGACAGCGAATAAGCTGGATGACAAGAGAGTTCATATTTATTATGAGGATGGATTAAAATTTGTACGTTCCAAGGCAAATGAATATGATATTGTAATTGTGGATTCGACAGATCCTTTTGGGCCTGGAGAAGATTTATTTACAAGAGAATTTTATGGAAACTGCTTTAATGCACTAAAAGAGGATGGAATTCTTGTGAATCAGCACGAAAGCCCATATTATGAGGCAGATGCTAAAGCAACAGCAAGAGCAAACAAACAATTAAGGGCGGTTTTCCCATTTGCGACAGTGTATCAGCTGCATATACCGACATATCCATCAGGACATTGGCTATTTGGATTTGCTTCGAAAAAATACAATCCTGTAGAAGATTTGAAGGCTGATGAATGGAATAAGTTTGGGATAGAAACAAGATATTATAATACAGAATTGCATAAAGGGGCTTTTGCATTGCCAAATTATGTGAAAGATTTAATAAAATAA
- a CDS encoding aminotransferase class I/II-fold pyridoxal phosphate-dependent enzyme codes for MGKNIDTDRQNKTVLFDALKNHLSNRVVRFDVPGHKGGRGNKEFRDFIGLEAMQMDVNSMKPLDNLCHPTSVIKEAQDIAAEAFGAKEAYFMVSGTTGAVQAMIMATCKAGDKIIIPRNVHRSAINAMVICGAIPVYINPGLNKKLGISLGMSINDVKKAIQENPDAKAILVNNPTYYGICSDLKSIVKLAHENDMFVLVDEAHGAHFYFDENLPISAMEAGADMAAISMHKTGGSLTQSSILLSGERINADYVRQVINLTQTTSASYLLMTSLDVARKNLAINGRELFEKTVKFAEYARNEINKLGGYYAYGKELIDGDSVYDFDTTKLSVYTKDIGLAGIEVYDILRDDYEIQIEFGDLGNILAIISAGDRGLEIERLISSLAEIKRLYSKDSTGMFDHEYINPDVVLPPQKAFYSEKEMIPIKESAGKISGEFVMAYPPGIPILAPGERITEEIINYIEYAKEKGCLLTGTEDMHVEKINVVLE; via the coding sequence ATGGGGAAAAATATTGATACAGATAGACAGAATAAGACAGTTCTTTTTGATGCTTTAAAAAATCATCTTTCTAACAGGGTTGTGAGATTTGATGTGCCGGGGCATAAAGGAGGGCGTGGAAATAAAGAATTTCGTGATTTTATTGGGCTGGAAGCGATGCAGATGGATGTTAATTCGATGAAGCCGCTTGATAATTTATGCCATCCAACTTCGGTTATTAAAGAGGCTCAGGATATAGCGGCGGAGGCTTTTGGGGCAAAAGAGGCTTATTTTATGGTAAGCGGAACGACAGGGGCTGTACAGGCTATGATTATGGCAACTTGTAAAGCTGGAGATAAAATTATTATTCCAAGAAATGTGCATAGAAGTGCCATTAATGCAATGGTAATTTGTGGAGCAATTCCAGTTTATATTAACCCTGGACTTAACAAAAAATTGGGAATATCACTTGGAATGTCGATTAATGATGTGAAAAAGGCAATTCAGGAAAATCCTGATGCAAAAGCAATATTAGTGAATAATCCTACTTATTACGGAATTTGTTCAGATTTGAAATCTATTGTAAAACTGGCACATGAAAATGATATGTTTGTGCTAGTTGATGAGGCACATGGAGCACATTTTTACTTTGATGAAAATTTACCAATTTCAGCTATGGAAGCTGGAGCAGATATGGCGGCAATTAGTATGCATAAGACAGGTGGTTCTTTAACACAAAGTTCGATTTTGTTAAGTGGTGAGAGAATAAACGCTGATTATGTTCGGCAAGTTATAAACTTGACCCAAACAACAAGTGCATCGTATTTGCTTATGACTTCGCTTGATGTAGCAAGAAAAAATTTGGCGATAAATGGAAGGGAACTTTTTGAAAAGACAGTTAAATTTGCAGAATATGCCAGAAATGAAATTAATAAACTAGGTGGATATTATGCCTATGGGAAAGAACTGATTGATGGAGATTCGGTTTATGACTTTGATACGACAAAATTATCTGTGTATACAAAAGATATTGGACTTGCTGGAATTGAAGTTTATGATATTTTGCGGGATGATTATGAAATTCAGATTGAATTTGGAGATTTGGGAAATATTTTGGCGATAATTTCGGCGGGAGACAGAGGCTTGGAAATAGAACGGCTAATATCTTCGCTTGCAGAAATTAAACGGCTTTACTCAAAAGACTCTACAGGAATGTTTGATCACGAATATATAAATCCTGATGTTGTGCTTCCGCCACAAAAAGCCTTTTATTCAGAAAAGGAAATGATTCCCATAAAAGAAAGTGCAGGTAAAATAAGTGGAGAATTTGTTATGGCCTATCCGCCAGGGATACCAATATTAGCACCAGGAGAGCGAATTACTGAGGAAATCATAAATTATATTGAATATGCAAAGGAAAAAGGATGTCTATTAACAGGAACTGAGGATATGCATGTTGAAAAGATAAATGTTGTTTTAGAGTGA
- a CDS encoding AEC family transporter: MIFLKSLGSIFPIIVMIAIGYILKKRHWFHHTFSENVSKLITNVALPCSIFYSVLKYLNMDALKEVSNRLIFTFASVIIGYVAAFFVIKLVKMREGRRGVFYNAVVNANTIFIGLPLNMALFGEAASKYYLMYYITNTVSIWTLGYMLLAGDSLEGNKDEKSGFNLKKLLSPPLIAFVIAFIVLLSGIKVITPIVETTKYLGSVVTPLALLYIGIVLADAGLHSIRFDLDTNLALLGRFVFSSIVMIVLLKIAGHFVQLNDLEIKTFVIQSAAPVFAALPILVNETNGDIGYSTNVVTTSTILFILVVPILMSILNIIHI, translated from the coding sequence ATCACTGGGAAGTATTTTCCCTATTATTGTTATGATTGCGATTGGATATATTTTGAAAAAAAGGCACTGGTTTCATCACACATTTAGTGAAAATGTGTCAAAACTTATTACAAATGTGGCTTTGCCTTGTTCAATATTCTATTCAGTCTTGAAATATTTGAATATGGATGCTTTGAAGGAAGTGTCAAATCGTTTGATTTTTACATTTGCTTCGGTTATTATTGGATATGTTGCAGCTTTTTTTGTAATAAAGCTGGTGAAGATGAGAGAAGGACGACGTGGAGTCTTTTATAATGCGGTAGTAAATGCAAATACGATATTTATTGGACTTCCGTTGAATATGGCACTTTTTGGAGAAGCAGCTTCCAAATATTATTTAATGTATTATATTACAAATACTGTATCAATTTGGACTTTAGGGTATATGCTTCTGGCAGGTGATTCATTGGAAGGCAATAAAGATGAAAAAAGTGGATTTAATCTGAAAAAGTTGTTATCGCCTCCACTTATTGCTTTTGTAATAGCCTTTATTGTACTTTTGTCAGGCATAAAAGTAATAACTCCAATTGTGGAAACTACAAAATATCTTGGAAGCGTTGTAACACCTCTTGCATTGCTTTATATTGGAATAGTGTTGGCAGATGCGGGACTTCACAGTATTCGGTTTGATTTGGATACAAATTTGGCTTTACTTGGAAGATTTGTATTTTCGTCAATTGTCATGATTGTGTTGTTGAAAATTGCTGGACATTTTGTACAGTTAAATGATTTGGAAATAAAAACGTTTGTGATACAGTCGGCAGCACCAGTGTTTGCAGCATTGCCAATTTTAGTTAATGAAACTAACGGAGATATTGGATATTCCACAAATGTAGTTACAACAAGTACGATTTTATTTATATTGGTTGTTCCAATTCTGATGAGCATTTTGAATATAATTCATATATAA
- the speD gene encoding adenosylmethionine decarboxylase, producing the protein MNELENNKIKLYGFNNLTKTLSFNIYDICYAETEREQKDYIAYIDEQYNSERLTKILIRVAEMIGAQVLNISKQDYEPQGASVNVLIAEERISPENIDKSCNRGKPFFEEIGMDENSIKKGGASQDTDTVHAHLDKSHITVHTFPEYHPDNSISTFRVDIDIATCGEISPLNTLNYLIDSFDSDIITIDYRIRGFTRDISGKKFFTDHNITSIQDYIEPEKLKIYDAIDVNVYQSNIFHTKMLIKEIRLQNYLFNQDVYEIAPKKRLEITDRLRKEMIEIYSGMNIY; encoded by the coding sequence ATGAATGAGTTGGAAAATAATAAAATTAAGTTATATGGATTTAACAATTTAACAAAAACATTAAGTTTTAATATTTATGATATTTGCTATGCGGAAACAGAGAGGGAGCAAAAGGACTATATTGCATACATTGATGAGCAGTATAATTCAGAAAGGCTTACAAAAATACTTATTCGTGTGGCAGAAATGATTGGAGCACAAGTCTTGAACATATCAAAGCAGGATTACGAGCCACAAGGGGCCTCTGTAAATGTTTTAATTGCAGAAGAAAGAATAAGTCCAGAAAATATCGACAAGTCTTGTAATAGAGGAAAGCCATTTTTTGAGGAAATTGGAATGGATGAAAACAGTATAAAAAAAGGTGGGGCAAGTCAGGATACGGATACAGTCCACGCCCATTTGGATAAAAGCCATATAACAGTGCATACTTTCCCAGAATACCATCCAGATAATTCAATTTCCACTTTTAGAGTGGATATTGATATTGCAACTTGTGGGGAAATTTCTCCGTTAAATACGTTAAACTATCTGATAGACAGCTTTGATTCTGATATAATTACAATTGACTACAGAATACGTGGATTTACAAGGGATATTTCAGGAAAGAAATTTTTTACAGATCATAATATAACTTCTATTCAAGATTATATTGAGCCTGAAAAATTAAAAATATACGATGCAATTGATGTAAACGTATATCAGTCTAACATTTTCCATACAAAAATGCTAATAAAGGAAATCAGATTACAAAATTATCTATTCAATCAAGATGTTTATGAAATCGCACCCAAAAAAAGGCTGGAAATTACGGATAGACTTAGGAAAGAAATGATTGAAATTTATAGTGGAATGAATATTTATTAA